The segment GCATGGGTTGAGGTTGACAGCACAAGCTTCAAAGGGAAAGTACTGCATATCCCCTCCAGAGAAGAGATGCAGCTGCCTGTTCAGGAACAGTTGATAGTTGAACTTTATTCAAAGTAGAGTTTTTAAAAATAAAAGAGGCGTGGGAGGCCTTAAATGGATTTAAAGAAAAAAGGCTTTCAGTTACCTGAAAACAGTGAGTTTGATGAAGAGACATTAACGAGCACCTACGGCAAGCTCGTAGCGGAGCCGTTAGAACGCGGGTTCGGGACAACACTTGGAAACTCCATACGGAGAGTTTTGCTGTCGTCCCTTGAAGGCGCGGCAGTAACAGCAGTAAAAATAACCGGTTCTGTTCATGAGCTTTCATCTATTACCGGCGTTAAAGAAGATGTGGTGGACATTATCCTGAACATAAAAAAGCTCAGGGTCAAGATGCACGCTGATGGAAAGCGGATCGCCACAATCAAAGTTAAGGGCCCGGGTGAAGTTAAAGGCAATGATATTCAGGTTGATTCAAGCGTTGAAATCCTTAATCCTGAACAGCTTATAGCCACCCTTGACAAAGGGGCTTCCTTTGAGGCTGAGATGTACATCAAGAAAGGCAGAGGATACGTATCAGCTGAAATTCACAAGGAAGAAGAGCTTCCTGTCGGCATGATTGCGGTAGACTCTGTTTTCAGCCCGGTCAGGAAAGTGAATTTCTGGGTTGAGAAGGCAAGAGTTGGAAGGGCAACAGACTACGACAGGCTCGTGATGGAAATATGGACGGACGGAAGCGTAACGCCTAAAAAAGCAGTCTCTCAGGCTGCGGCTATAGTTACGGACCATATGCGTATTTTCATGCTTGAACAAGACGAGGAAAATCCGGAGTTTGAAATGAGCAGCAGTTCATCTGCATCAGGAGATGCGCCGGCGTTTAATCCCAATCTCCTGAAGAGTGTTAATGAACTGGAGCTTTCTGTAAGAGCATATAACTGCATGAGAAATGCGGACATCAAGATTATTGCAGACCTTGTTGAAAGAACGGAGCCGGAGATGCTGAAGACAAAAAATTTCGGCAGGAAGTCTCTAAATGAGATAAAGGAAATGCTTCAGAACATGGGGCTTAATTTCGGCATGAAGATTGACAGGGAAATGGTGAATAAAATGGCAACTTCACAGGTCAGGAGTGTAGGACAAGATGCGTCATAAAGTTAGCGGAAGGTTATTCGGGAGAACGGCAAACCAACGGAAGGCGCTTCTGAAGGGAATAGTCTCCTCATTGTTAGAGCATCAGAGGATAGAGACGACCCTTGCAAAGGCAAAGGCCGCAAAAGCGATTGCTGAGAGAATTGTCACCATGGGGATAAAAGGCGACCTCCATTCAAAACGCCTTGTGCTTTCATATGTTCCGAACAGGGCTGTTGTGTCAAAGCTGTTCAGCGAGATAGCGCCGAGGTTCAGCGGCAGAAACGGCGGTTATCTGAGACTAGTGCAGACAAGGAACAGGGTTAATGACGGAGCTCCGATGGCAGTTCTTGAATTTATAGACTACGAGAGCATAAAGAAGCCTAAAGAGGACAAGAAGGCAAAGGTAGAGAAGAAAACCGAAGAGAAGAAGGCAGAGAAAAAGTAATTTTACCTTTAATAAAGTTTATTGAAAGCCCCGCTTTTTTGAAGCGGGGCTTTTTTGTTTAGAGCTATTGAGTATGCGAACTCCGTGTGAGAAACACTAAAATCACTGGTGCGGTTTCCGCATCCAGTGGATTTGTTTGTTAAACGTGCTTTTATATTTCTTAGGAGGATACGATGAAAAAGAAACTTGAAGCACCAGAATGGTTTTTCATGTGGGCGAAAGGACAGCCCTATATCACAATGATTTGCGGGTGGAATAAGAAAGCCGTAATCTGGCAGTGTGAAAAAGAACATGGCATCACATGGAAGAAAATATATGACCGTGGTGGGCGAGTGGTGCGGTGTAATGTCAGTATCGTTTAACAATTAATATCCGAAACTTCGCTTTTTCCGATGATTTAAAACACTATAGCACAAAAAGAAATATTAATGAACACAAAAAAGCAATAAAATCAGCGTATCAAATCTGGGGGCACTTCATATTTTGTGGTAATACGGACTAAAAACGCGCCTCGTAAAATATGGGGAAATTGTCCAATTCTATCAAAGAGTCCGATACTGTCCATCTCTGTTGTCATGCTGGTTTGTCCAGCATCCTTCTGAGGGATTCCGAACAAGTCGGAATGACAACTGCATTGAACAACAATTCACAAGAGCGGACATTTCTAAATTGGCAGAACACTGCGGAGATTTTGCTTGACAGATGTAACCATGCAGGTTACACTTAAAATGTGATTAAATCGTTTGTGCATAAAGGGCTTGAAAAGTTTTACAGCACAGGGAACACATCAGGCATTCGGGCCATACATGCCAAACGATTAAGATTGATATTAACCCTGCTTGACGCGGCAGTTGTTGTTGAAGATATGAATGCCCCCGGTCTCAGCCTTCACCGCCTGAAAGGAAGCAGAAAAGACATTTGGGCAGTTACGGTGCAGGCTAATTGGCGGGTGACATTCAGATTTAAAGGCGGCAATGCCGAAATCGTCAGCTATGAAGATTACCATTAGGAGGTATGATATGGGTATGTACAAGCCGGTTCACCCCGGAGAGGTGTTTAGGGAATTGTGGCTTGAGCCGCTGGGACTGACTCTGACCGAGGCAGCGAAGCGTCTTGGCGTTACACGTAAAACAATCTCCAAGATTATCAATGGACGAGGGGCTCTAACGCCTGAGATGGCGTTGAGGCTTGAGATTGTCTTCGGCGCTTCCGCCCAGTCATGGATGAATATGCAAACCGCTTATGACCTGTGGCAGATGTCGGCATTACGTAAAACGCTGCGTAAGTCGCTGCATCATTCTACCCACGCTACATCCATGGCGGCATAAAAACAAAAGGACAGGAATGTAATGGGATAAGAGCCCTACTCAGCAAAGCGCAGTCTTATGCTACTTCTTTGCCTTTATCGCTTCCGGTTTAACCTTCAGGCTCTCTTCCAACATCAGGAGATATTTAAGGTATTTAAACCCGAACTTCATGAGGGCAATTTCGTCTGTGCGCATCTTTTCTATTTCTTCTTCATCTATATCAAACACATCAAGGAAATTGCTGTCAAAGACGAACCGCCTGAATTTATCAAGGTCATAGCTTGCCATATAAAACTGAGTCTGTTTCTTGGGGTCAAGTTCTATTTTCCCAGGAAGATTCCTTCTCATCAGGATGCTTTTCCACTCCCTGTTCATCTCGTCATAGAGGCTTGACTCCTGATCAGCCCTCCATGATTCAACAGTCCATTCCGTGTTTTCTTCGTAACCGAGACAGTGCGGCTCCCGCACAAAGAAATAAAACTCCTCATGAATGCCCTGTCCGCTTGAGCCGATACCTTTCTTGAGAGTTGCCTGACCAATCGGATAGTATCTGCAGCTTACGGGCCTGTCCGTGTATATGGCGCATCCTTCAGGGAAGCTCACAAAGTGGCAGCCTCTTTTTTCATCCTTATTCATTTTGAGATATATGTAAGGATGTGATGACTTTTCATCAATCTTTGAAAATGTGTGTTTTTCGAGAAACTCCTCGGATGACATTTTGAGCCTGTTCTTCAGGCGCAGGACGTCATAAGGTGTGAGCATTATGTCAATGTTGCTGCAGCACTTTGTGAAGCACTTTATATCCTTATGGCAGCGGAATTTGAATTTTGTCTCAGGGTCAAGCCTTGCGGGCTGTACTACCTTCATGTTAAACATATGTGAAACCTTTCTTGATTTATGGGATTTGATATTTTAACATAATTTGGCTTTTAGCTGCATGATATAATAGCCATTAGAGAGCATTAGGAAGAAGTATAAAAGGAGACTAATTTTATGAAGTATCAGGTCGGGAAAACAGGAAGGGTTGTGGTTGCAAGGTTTGAAGATAAAGAGGATGTGCTTTCCAATCTTACGGATATAGCAAAGAATGAAAACATAAAGGCTGCTGTTGTTTATCTTGTGGGCGGGATGCGCGCAGGGAAAATCGTTGTAGGCCCGGAGAAAGATGTCATGCCTCCTGTTCCAATGTGGAGGGAACTCGGAGAAAGCCATGAAATCTTAGGCGTAGGCACAATATTTTATCAGGGCGATGAGCCGAAGGTGCATCTTCACGGAGCCTTCGGGAAAAGGGATGATGTCAAGGTCGGATGCCTGAGAGAAAAGTCTGAGACATTTCTTGTGCTTGAGGCGGTTATTGTGGAGATAGAAGGAGTTAATGCCATCAGAGAGCTTGACCCTGTTTCAGGCCTTGCTCTGTTAAAACTTTAGTATGGAGTATTATGCGGACTGCCCAAAATCCCCTCACTTCCTCAATGGATGCCGAGGGAGTAAGCAGTTGAGTTTAAGTGAGTA is part of the Nitrospirota bacterium genome and harbors:
- a CDS encoding type II toxin-antitoxin system RelE/ParE family toxin, translating into MIKSFVHKGLEKFYSTGNTSGIRAIHAKRLRLILTLLDAAVVVEDMNAPGLSLHRLKGSRKDIWAVTVQANWRVTFRFKGGNAEIVSYEDYH
- a CDS encoding YkgJ family cysteine cluster protein — translated: MFNMKVVQPARLDPETKFKFRCHKDIKCFTKCCSNIDIMLTPYDVLRLKNRLKMSSEEFLEKHTFSKIDEKSSHPYIYLKMNKDEKRGCHFVSFPEGCAIYTDRPVSCRYYPIGQATLKKGIGSSGQGIHEEFYFFVREPHCLGYEENTEWTVESWRADQESSLYDEMNREWKSILMRRNLPGKIELDPKKQTQFYMASYDLDKFRRFVFDSNFLDVFDIDEEEIEKMRTDEIALMKFGFKYLKYLLMLEESLKVKPEAIKAKK
- a CDS encoding HigA family addiction module antidote protein, translated to MGMYKPVHPGEVFRELWLEPLGLTLTEAAKRLGVTRKTISKIINGRGALTPEMALRLEIVFGASAQSWMNMQTAYDLWQMSALRKTLRKSLHHSTHATSMAA
- a CDS encoding DUF296 domain-containing protein — translated: MKYQVGKTGRVVVARFEDKEDVLSNLTDIAKNENIKAAVVYLVGGMRAGKIVVGPEKDVMPPVPMWRELGESHEILGVGTIFYQGDEPKVHLHGAFGKRDDVKVGCLREKSETFLVLEAVIVEIEGVNAIRELDPVSGLALLKL
- the rplQ gene encoding 50S ribosomal protein L17 — translated: MRHKVSGRLFGRTANQRKALLKGIVSSLLEHQRIETTLAKAKAAKAIAERIVTMGIKGDLHSKRLVLSYVPNRAVVSKLFSEIAPRFSGRNGGYLRLVQTRNRVNDGAPMAVLEFIDYESIKKPKEDKKAKVEKKTEEKKAEKK
- a CDS encoding DNA-directed RNA polymerase subunit alpha, whose amino-acid sequence is MDLKKKGFQLPENSEFDEETLTSTYGKLVAEPLERGFGTTLGNSIRRVLLSSLEGAAVTAVKITGSVHELSSITGVKEDVVDIILNIKKLRVKMHADGKRIATIKVKGPGEVKGNDIQVDSSVEILNPEQLIATLDKGASFEAEMYIKKGRGYVSAEIHKEEELPVGMIAVDSVFSPVRKVNFWVEKARVGRATDYDRLVMEIWTDGSVTPKKAVSQAAAIVTDHMRIFMLEQDEENPEFEMSSSSSASGDAPAFNPNLLKSVNELELSVRAYNCMRNADIKIIADLVERTEPEMLKTKNFGRKSLNEIKEMLQNMGLNFGMKIDREMVNKMATSQVRSVGQDAS